In Polyangiaceae bacterium, the genomic window CGCGGCTGGAAGATGCGCGCGATGATCTCCTTGCCGGCCATCTCCAGCACTGCGCACCCGCCCGGCGCGAGCGATTCCGCCATGTTTCGGGCCACGGCGCGCTCTTCGGCGTCGTCGGCGAAGAAGCCGAAGGTCGAGAACAGGCTGGTCACCAGCTCGAAGCTCGCCGATCGTGCGAAGCGGCGCATGTCGCCGAGCACCCACTCGATCCGGAGCCCCTCCGCCGCGGCCGCAGCGCGCCCGCGCTCGAGATACAGCGCCGTGCGATCCACGCCTGTCACGACGTAGCCCCGCCGCCCGAGCTCCAGGCTCGCGCGACCCGGGCCGCAGCCCAGATCGAGCACGCGCGCGCCGGGGGCGACACCCGAGAGCGCGAGCACGCCGTCGATCTCCGCCGCGGTGCCGGCGTTGCGCGCGGGGTTGAAGAGCACGGGCTCCACGGCAGCCCAGAATTCGTCGTCGTCGTGCCAGACCTGGCTCATGCCGGCGAAGATATCAGAACACCTCGACCAGCGACGGCGCCGCTTCCGAGCGGCCGGCGTCGGGGATCAGGCGCGCCAGCCACTCCAGCTTCGGCGCGATGCGGTACTCGATGTTGCGCTGCGGCGCGCGGCTCATCACCGGCTCCCAGCTCTGCACCCGCGGGCGACCGGCGTTGCCGGCGAGCAGCATCGGCACGCCCGTGATGGGGTCGGCCTCGTAGACGAAGAAGGCGTGGTAGTGCGGGACGTTGTAGTGATCCCACGGCGCGTAGCCGCGGATGATCACGATGGTGCCGGGCGCGTAGCGGTCGGCTTCTTTGGCCAGGTGCCGGTAGAACTCCCGCTTGAATACGTAGGGGAGTCGCTTCGGGGTGGGCAAGAGCTCGTGCTCGAACTCCTCCGGGTGGGTCTTGGTGTAGTTGATGAACGCGGTGACCTGCCGTCGGCTCTGGCCGATCAGGCCGTCGAAGTCGAGCCCGCCTTGATCGCGGCCCGGTGGCTCGCCGCGCCCTCGCCACCAGGTCCCGCTGGCGCGCTCCAGGGTCTCGGTCACGAAGTCGATGCACACCTGCGGCGGAGCCACCTGTCCGTCCGGGCGAAATACCGGGTAAAGATCGCCCTGGAACGCGAAGTGGGCCTCGCCCTTCTGGTACGCGCGGAGCCAGTGGTGCTTCAGGTGTCCGTCCTGCTGCCCCCACTCCGTCTTGGGCTCGTCGAACGGCAGCTCTTCCTCCACGGCGCGCAGCATCGCGGTGCGCAGCGCGGCGAGCACGCGCGCGCGGGTCTCGGCTCGGGCGCGGGCATCGGCGATGGCCGCGCGCTCGGCGGGCTCGACGATCTCGCAGCGTCGCTTCAAGCGCGGGCCGTCCGCCGCCAGTACCGTTCGCACCCACTTGCCCTCGTAGCGCAGGCTGGTCAAGTGCCCCTCGCTCGTCAGCCGCTCGACGCGCAGCCGTTCGAAGCCGAGCTCGTGCGCGAGGGAGCGCGTGTCGAGGTGGAGCGGGGCACGCGCGGGCTCGCCGGCGAGGCTGACCCTGTCGAAGAGCAAGAGTCGCGCGGCCTTCCCCCGGTCGGGACCGTCGGAGTACACGTACCCGCGCTGGGCGTCGCGCGCGACGGAGAGGCGCACGCTGCCGCGCTCGATGACGAGCGCTGGCTCGTCGAACAGGTGCTCGAGCCGCACCGAGTCCCAGAGCGACCAGGCGAGATCCGGCGAGTCCGCGTACAGGTAGCCGTCGCGCAAGAGCACCTCGCGCCCCACCTTCGGCGCGAAGCGGAAGCGATCGCGGATCAGCCGCAGCGTGTCCCAGGGGAAGCGCGACTCGCCGAGGGCCTTGCGATAGCCGCGCACGATCGGGCTGGGTGTGCGCTGCCACTCCGGCGGACGCACGAACAGCACGGGCTCGCCTTTGGCGCGCGCCAGCGTCTCGGCGCGCTGCTTCTCGAGCTTTGGGGTCCCTGGCAGGGCCGGGAGCTTCGAGAGGCGCGCCCATTCGGCCCGGCACGCGGCGCCGTCGTCGTGCGCGGCTGCGGGCGCCGGCGCCGGCGCCGCTTTTGGCCGAGTCACCCGTAGCGACGCGGCTAGCGCCCTCGCGGGCGAGGTGAGCCCGGTCGAGAGCGACGGCCGGGGCGCGTCGTCCACCCCGTGGCATCCGGCTAGGGCCACGCACGCGGCGGCGGCGGCGAAGCGTAACAACACGAAGGTCATCGTAATTTTCGCACACGGCCGCCGGGACGCCAGTTTTTGCCTCGAAATCGGCCACCATTCGCGAGACTCTGGCCGGCCCGCATGCGCTCCCTCGCGTTTCTGGCCGTGCTCGCGTTGGCGACCCTGATCGCCCCGGCGAGCCTCCACGCCGGCAATCCGATGGTGGTGTTTCCTCCCCGCCCCGAGCGCCTGCGAGCGCTGCGCTACCACGCCGAGGCCTCCGAGCAGTGCCTGGCGGAGCTCGGGGTGCGCGGCGCGCCCTTCACCCGCGGGCCGAAGGTGCCGACCATCGACACGCCGGTGCGTCTGACGGGA contains:
- a CDS encoding methyltransferase domain-containing protein; amino-acid sequence: MSQVWHDDDEFWAAVEPVLFNPARNAGTAAEIDGVLALSGVAPGARVLDLGCGPGRASLELGRRGYVVTGVDRTALYLERGRAAAAAEGLRIEWVLGDMRRFARSASFELVTSLFSTFGFFADDAEERAVARNMAESLAPGGCAVLEMAGKEIIARIFQPRSWMNGEGAELLEERSIRPGFAWVDTRWILHRDGRRYEYPVSLRLYSGAELSRLLLESGFSRVELYGSLAGAPYDNEAKRLVAVARK